In the Telopea speciosissima isolate NSW1024214 ecotype Mountain lineage chromosome 2, Tspe_v1, whole genome shotgun sequence genome, one interval contains:
- the LOC122652410 gene encoding vacuolar cation/proton exchanger 3-like isoform X2, whose protein sequence is MDKLSGTIQMESLDERSVLEFEDESLGSPTSLANRAAIQHGSISGGSQVHSIRYMKDRVFRSLKVVVFTTKINLLMPFGPLAVIVHGLTGHHGWVFFLTLLGIMPLAERLGYATEQLAYFTGATVGGLLNATFGNATELIISIYALKNGMMRVVQQSLLGSILSNMLLVLGCAFFSGGIVFCKKEQVFNKAAAVVNSGLLLMAVMGLLFPAVLHYTHTEIEFGKSELALSRFSSCIMLVAYAAYLVFQLKSQKNLYMPVDEVGTPTEGSSDEEVPEISKWESIIWLLILTVWISILSEYLVDTIEGASVAWKMPIAFISVILLPIVGNAAEHASAIMFAMKDKLDISVGVAIGSSTQISMFGIPFCVVIGWIMGRPMDLNFQLFETATLFITVLVVAFLLQEGTSNYFKGLMLILCYLIVAASFFVHVDPNSVEDKIPKS, encoded by the exons ATGGATAAGTTGTCAGGAACGATTCAG ATGGAATCACTAGATGAAAGATCAGTGCTTGAATTTGAGGATGAGAGCCTCGGTAGCCCCACTTCACTTGCAAACAGGGCTGCAATTCAGCATGGATCAATTTCAGGAGGTTCGCAAGTTCATAGTATTAGGTATATGAAGGACAGAGTGTTCAGGAGCCTAAAGGTTGTAGTATTCACAACCAAAATCAATTTACTTATGCCTTTTGGCCCTCTGGCAGTTATTGTCCATGGTTTGACTGGTCATCAT GGTTGGGTGTTCTTTCTCACCCTATTGGGTATTATGCCTTTGGCTGAACGTTTGGGTTATGCTACAGA GCAGCTAGCATACTTCACTGGAGCTACTG TTGGGGGTCTTTTAAATGCAACATTTGGAAATGCAACAGAATTGATAATATCAATTTATGCACTGAAAAATGGAATGATGCGCGTGGTTCAACAGTCACTACTAGGTTCAATTTTGTCAAACATGTTACTGGTGCTTGGTTGTGCATTCTTCAGCGGTGGGATCGTTTTCTGTAAGAAGGAGCAGGTGTTTAACAAG GCAGCTGCTGTTGTGAACTCGGGGTTGCTGTTGATGGCGGTCATGGGCTTACTGTTTCCAGCTGTCCTCCACTACACACACACTGAGATAGAGTTTGGAAAGTCAGAGTTAGCCCTTTCAAGGTTTAGCAGCTGTATTATGCTTGTGGCATATGCTGCCTATCTTGTTTTTCAGCTGAAGAGTCAGAAGAATCTATACATGCCAGTTGATGAGGTT GGAACTCCAACTGAGGGGAGCTCTGATGAAGAAGTCCCTGAGATCTCTAAGTGGGAGTCAATAATATGGCTTTTAATTTTGACTGTTTGGATTTCAATCCTCTCTGAGTACCTAGTTGATACCATAGAG GGTGCATCTGTTGCATGGAAAATGCCAATTGCATTTATTAGTGTCATCTTACTCCCTATTGTAGGGAATGCTGCAGAGCATGCAAGTGCAATTATGTTTGCTATGAAAGACAAGCTT GATATTTCCGTGGGAGTTGCAATAGGGTCTTCAACTCAGATATCCATGTTTGGG ATTCCCTTTTGTGTGGTTATAGGATGGATCATGGGACGCCCTATGGACTTGAACTTTCAACTTTTTGAGACAGCCACGCTTTTCATAACGGTTTTAGTGGTAGCCTTCTTGCTGCAG GAGGGAACTTCTAACTACTTTAAGGGATTAATGCTCATTCTTTGCTATCTAATAGTTGCAGCTAGTTTCTTTGTACATGTAGATCCTAATTCAGTTG agGATAAGATTCCCAAATCTTAG
- the LOC122652410 gene encoding vacuolar cation/proton exchanger 3-like isoform X1 — protein MDKLSGTIQMESLDERSVLEFEDESLGSPTSLANRAAIQHGSISGGSQVHSIRYMKDRVFRSLKVVVFTTKINLLMPFGPLAVIVHGLTGHHGWVFFLTLLGIMPLAERLGYATEQLAYFTGATVGGLLNATFGNATELIISIYALKNGMMRVVQQSLLGSILSNMLLVLGCAFFSGGIVFCKKEQVFNKAAAVVNSGLLLMAVMGLLFPAVLHYTHTEIEFGKSELALSRFSSCIMLVAYAAYLVFQLKSQKNLYMPVDEGGTPTEGSSDEEVPEISKWESIIWLLILTVWISILSEYLVDTIEGASVAWKMPIAFISVILLPIVGNAAEHASAIMFAMKDKLDISVGVAIGSSTQISMFGIPFCVVIGWIMGRPMDLNFQLFETATLFITVLVVAFLLQEGTSNYFKGLMLILCYLIVAASFFVHVDPNSVEDKIPKS, from the exons ATGGATAAGTTGTCAGGAACGATTCAG ATGGAATCACTAGATGAAAGATCAGTGCTTGAATTTGAGGATGAGAGCCTCGGTAGCCCCACTTCACTTGCAAACAGGGCTGCAATTCAGCATGGATCAATTTCAGGAGGTTCGCAAGTTCATAGTATTAGGTATATGAAGGACAGAGTGTTCAGGAGCCTAAAGGTTGTAGTATTCACAACCAAAATCAATTTACTTATGCCTTTTGGCCCTCTGGCAGTTATTGTCCATGGTTTGACTGGTCATCAT GGTTGGGTGTTCTTTCTCACCCTATTGGGTATTATGCCTTTGGCTGAACGTTTGGGTTATGCTACAGA GCAGCTAGCATACTTCACTGGAGCTACTG TTGGGGGTCTTTTAAATGCAACATTTGGAAATGCAACAGAATTGATAATATCAATTTATGCACTGAAAAATGGAATGATGCGCGTGGTTCAACAGTCACTACTAGGTTCAATTTTGTCAAACATGTTACTGGTGCTTGGTTGTGCATTCTTCAGCGGTGGGATCGTTTTCTGTAAGAAGGAGCAGGTGTTTAACAAG GCAGCTGCTGTTGTGAACTCGGGGTTGCTGTTGATGGCGGTCATGGGCTTACTGTTTCCAGCTGTCCTCCACTACACACACACTGAGATAGAGTTTGGAAAGTCAGAGTTAGCCCTTTCAAGGTTTAGCAGCTGTATTATGCTTGTGGCATATGCTGCCTATCTTGTTTTTCAGCTGAAGAGTCAGAAGAATCTATACATGCCAGTTGATGAG GGCGGAACTCCAACTGAGGGGAGCTCTGATGAAGAAGTCCCTGAGATCTCTAAGTGGGAGTCAATAATATGGCTTTTAATTTTGACTGTTTGGATTTCAATCCTCTCTGAGTACCTAGTTGATACCATAGAG GGTGCATCTGTTGCATGGAAAATGCCAATTGCATTTATTAGTGTCATCTTACTCCCTATTGTAGGGAATGCTGCAGAGCATGCAAGTGCAATTATGTTTGCTATGAAAGACAAGCTT GATATTTCCGTGGGAGTTGCAATAGGGTCTTCAACTCAGATATCCATGTTTGGG ATTCCCTTTTGTGTGGTTATAGGATGGATCATGGGACGCCCTATGGACTTGAACTTTCAACTTTTTGAGACAGCCACGCTTTTCATAACGGTTTTAGTGGTAGCCTTCTTGCTGCAG GAGGGAACTTCTAACTACTTTAAGGGATTAATGCTCATTCTTTGCTATCTAATAGTTGCAGCTAGTTTCTTTGTACATGTAGATCCTAATTCAGTTG agGATAAGATTCCCAAATCTTAG